A portion of the Adhaeribacter radiodurans genome contains these proteins:
- a CDS encoding TonB family protein, translating to MSNYLVELSVIHIALLLGYGFFLRKERQYAKMRFYLIGATLLALTIPLLKLPNLFYVNQEPIAALPMEAISLNATTITPIADRSVWDYDLLIWTYGAISALFLLKFFNNMLYLVYLGRKSSREKFNDMSIRKVANMKGSFTFFHWIFLSDEIDNKGPDYAIILKHEKGHASLGHTYDILFFELFKVCFWWLPTTWFIIQEIKKIHEFQADAYALRSYTMDQYSSILISSTLKSHGLNLVSSFHDGLILKRLLAMKQQTKKVSPWKLGLLSALCSLLFVVFACSEEQEPKSKELGSQSNQSERAVLTVVEEQPEFAGGMNAYYGYVAKEIKYPLSARQMGVEGRVDVQFVIEKDGSLSDIKVIKGIGAGCDDEAVRVVQNAPSFQPGTQGGKPVRVRLVLPIIFQLNEGKRNEDNSTPGKIMVEEVESSQGRLRVDANYAQDAWSGTVYDPEGEKLPGVNIVVVGTTTGTVSDINGHFKVKAHEANDLSLSFIGYESLRLEGK from the coding sequence ATGAGCAATTATCTAGTAGAACTTTCGGTGATCCATATTGCCTTGCTATTAGGATATGGATTCTTTTTGAGAAAGGAGCGGCAGTATGCAAAAATGAGATTCTACCTAATAGGCGCTACTCTTCTGGCTCTTACCATTCCGTTGCTCAAATTACCCAATCTATTTTATGTCAACCAGGAACCAATAGCGGCCCTACCTATGGAAGCCATTTCCCTAAATGCGACGACCATTACTCCTATAGCTGATAGGTCCGTCTGGGACTATGATCTACTCATCTGGACCTATGGAGCCATTAGTGCCCTCTTTCTGCTGAAATTCTTCAACAATATGCTCTATCTCGTCTATCTAGGGCGCAAGAGTAGCCGGGAGAAATTTAATGACATGTCCATCCGCAAAGTCGCCAATATGAAAGGAAGTTTCACCTTTTTCCATTGGATTTTCCTGAGTGATGAAATAGATAATAAAGGGCCGGATTATGCAATAATTTTAAAGCATGAAAAAGGGCATGCTTCCCTGGGACACACCTACGATATACTATTCTTCGAGTTGTTTAAAGTGTGTTTTTGGTGGCTCCCCACTACCTGGTTTATTATCCAAGAAATAAAAAAAATACACGAATTTCAAGCGGATGCTTACGCCCTCCGGTCCTATACCATGGACCAATATTCCTCTATCCTGATCAGTTCTACTTTGAAGTCCCATGGACTGAACCTGGTTAGCTCCTTTCACGATGGTTTAATTCTAAAACGACTCTTAGCCATGAAACAACAAACTAAAAAGGTAAGTCCCTGGAAACTGGGGTTATTATCAGCCCTGTGTTCTTTACTCTTCGTAGTATTCGCGTGTAGCGAAGAACAAGAGCCAAAATCAAAAGAGTTGGGGAGCCAAAGTAACCAAAGCGAAAGAGCTGTTCTTACCGTCGTAGAAGAACAACCTGAATTTGCAGGAGGAATGAACGCTTACTATGGGTATGTAGCAAAGGAAATAAAGTATCCCTTATCAGCCCGCCAAATGGGTGTAGAGGGGCGTGTAGATGTCCAGTTTGTTATTGAAAAAGATGGTTCCTTGTCAGACATAAAGGTCATCAAAGGGATTGGTGCCGGCTGTGACGATGAAGCGGTAAGAGTGGTGCAAAATGCTCCTTCGTTCCAGCCGGGTACGCAAGGCGGTAAACCGGTAAGAGTACGCCTGGTCCTGCCTATCATCTTCCAGCTAAACGAAGGTAAGAGGAATGAGGACAACAGCACCCCAGGAAAAATCATGGTGGAGGAAGTCGAATCAAGCCAAGGAAGGCTAAGGGTAGACGCCAACTATGCCCAGGATGCCTGGTCCGGTACTGTTTACGATCCGGAGGGCGAGAAACTGCCCGGGGTTAACATCGTGGTAGTTGGAACCACAACCGGAACCGTATCCGATATAAATGGCCATTTCAAAGTAAAAGCCCATGAAGCCAATGATCTCTCTTTAAGTTTCATCGGGTATGAAAGCCTCCGATTAGAAGGAAAATAA
- a CDS encoding CPBP family intramembrane glutamic endopeptidase: MLNFSHPLWKVLLPLVTIVLVSFIARRKLHYSWQKDLLLVLPPPKILLFWILVFGTYMLSTDYFWHWRGDWNFQTWQQQSLFTSITRVFAVVIAGPLAEEMLFRGLLLIRLNRTGLNRGISLVLITSVWAGIHMEYSWEIIILIFGNGLLLGLSLYSSRSLLVPMILHMIWNGYAVW, encoded by the coding sequence ATGCTGAACTTTTCTCATCCGTTGTGGAAGGTATTGTTACCGCTGGTAACCATCGTGCTGGTTTCCTTTATTGCCCGGAGAAAGCTACATTATTCCTGGCAAAAGGACCTTTTATTAGTGCTTCCCCCTCCTAAGATTCTCCTGTTCTGGATTTTGGTTTTTGGGACTTATATGCTCAGCACAGACTACTTCTGGCACTGGCGGGGAGACTGGAATTTTCAAACCTGGCAACAGCAATCCTTATTTACTTCTATCACCCGGGTCTTCGCCGTAGTTATAGCGGGCCCGCTGGCCGAGGAAATGCTATTTAGGGGGTTGTTATTGATCCGGCTTAACCGCACGGGCCTTAATCGTGGGATAAGCTTAGTACTAATTACCAGTGTTTGGGCCGGGATTCACATGGAATATTCTTGGGAGATAATCATATTAATTTTTGGCAATGGTTTGCTACTAGGTCTATCCCTTTACTCTTCCCGTTCTTTACTAGTTCCGATGATCCTGCACATGATCTGGAACGGGTACGCGGTTTGGTAA
- a CDS encoding S41 family peptidase — protein MANLNSIYFFFFFYILLPSYAELQAQEVAPPLSRKERSFTIHSISGKLQENYIFPKVADKMVQSLKTNLKKGKYNSLVNPPEFARQLTNDLRETSKDKHLMVVYNPAVIAREKALIDKDRANEEAEWAKELVNHLKRDNYGFREVKILDGNIGYLDLREFTDPKYSSETLANAMHFLENTNAFIIDLRQNDGGSPEMVQLLASYFFSSEPVVHLANNYNRPKNELTKSWTLPNVTGTRRPLTDLYILTSSKTFSAAEAFSYQLKHLNRATIVGERTAGGAHLTGSVIATDKFYVRIPQGRTTSPVTNANWEGIGVTPDIEVSAEEALHTAHTKALAGIKDR, from the coding sequence ATGGCAAATCTTAATTCCATTTATTTCTTCTTTTTCTTCTATATTCTCCTACCTTCTTACGCGGAATTACAAGCCCAGGAGGTGGCCCCCCCATTGAGCCGAAAGGAAAGATCCTTTACCATTCATTCCATTAGTGGTAAACTGCAAGAGAACTATATTTTTCCGAAGGTGGCGGATAAGATGGTTCAAAGCCTTAAAACAAATCTAAAGAAAGGTAAATACAACTCCTTGGTCAATCCACCCGAATTTGCCCGGCAACTTACAAATGATCTCCGGGAAACAAGCAAAGATAAGCACCTAATGGTGGTCTATAATCCGGCGGTTATAGCTCGGGAAAAGGCTTTAATCGATAAGGACAGAGCAAATGAAGAAGCGGAATGGGCCAAAGAGTTAGTGAATCATTTAAAACGGGACAATTATGGCTTTAGAGAAGTAAAAATTCTGGACGGAAATATTGGCTATTTGGATTTAAGGGAGTTTACCGATCCAAAATATAGTAGTGAAACGTTAGCGAACGCCATGCATTTTCTGGAAAACACGAATGCCTTCATCATTGATTTGCGTCAAAACGATGGTGGTTCCCCAGAAATGGTTCAGCTGCTGGCAAGTTACTTCTTCTCCTCGGAACCTGTGGTCCATTTAGCTAATAACTACAATCGTCCCAAAAATGAACTAACAAAATCATGGACTCTGCCCAACGTGACGGGTACGCGAAGACCTCTGACGGATTTATACATCCTGACAAGTAGTAAAACATTCTCCGCGGCGGAGGCATTCAGCTACCAACTAAAGCATTTGAACCGGGCCACCATCGTGGGGGAAAGAACCGCTGGTGGGGCACATCTTACCGGATCCGTAATTGCCACCGACAAGTTTTACGTCAGGATACCACAAGGCCGAACAACCAGTCCCGTCACCAACGCGAATTGGGAGGGAATTGGGGTGACACCTGATATAGAAGTGAGTGCTGAGGAAGCATTGCACACGGCGCACACCAAAGCACTTGCTGGAATAAAAGACCGCTAG
- a CDS encoding AAA family ATPase, with protein sequence MELQIAQRSQAKIRLCLQGPAGAGKTYSALLVAYGLCGDWSKVAVIDTEHYSASLYSHLGEYKVLPLAEPYSPEHYQEAVQVCESAGMEVIILDTISLEWQFLLDYHASLSGNSFTNWSKVTPRHNHFVKALLHSPAHIIATARTKQDYVLSEKNGKLVPEKVGLKAIQRDDLDYEFTLVFDLDTKNQASASKDRTSLFQGKPPHLLTADTGQQIRNWCELGSPSETEPTIREQIALCTSLKELSALYHRYPEQQVYLKAEYQQQKLSILKSTLTQNHLTTSNLNRNGKQHHSH encoded by the coding sequence ATGGAACTACAAATTGCTCAACGCAGCCAGGCAAAGATTCGCCTGTGCCTGCAAGGACCGGCGGGTGCCGGTAAAACTTACAGTGCCTTACTTGTGGCCTATGGCCTCTGTGGCGACTGGTCCAAGGTTGCCGTTATAGACACGGAACATTACTCGGCCTCCCTTTACAGCCACTTAGGCGAATATAAGGTACTCCCTTTAGCGGAACCTTACTCTCCGGAACATTACCAGGAAGCTGTACAAGTTTGTGAAAGCGCCGGCATGGAGGTCATTATTTTGGATACCATCTCCCTGGAATGGCAATTCCTCTTGGATTACCACGCCTCTTTGAGCGGCAATAGCTTTACCAATTGGAGCAAGGTTACGCCCCGGCACAATCACTTTGTCAAAGCCTTGCTGCATTCTCCCGCTCACATTATTGCCACGGCTCGCACCAAGCAGGACTATGTGCTCAGCGAGAAGAACGGCAAGCTGGTGCCGGAGAAAGTAGGCCTGAAAGCCATTCAACGCGATGATCTGGATTACGAGTTTACTTTGGTCTTTGACCTGGATACCAAAAACCAGGCAAGTGCTTCCAAAGACCGGACGAGCTTATTCCAGGGCAAACCACCTCACCTATTAACAGCAGATACCGGTCAACAAATTCGGAACTGGTGTGAGCTGGGTAGCCCGAGTGAAACCGAACCCACGATTCGGGAGCAAATTGCCCTATGTACCTCCTTAAAAGAACTCTCGGCACTGTATCACCGCTACCCCGAGCAGCAGGTGTACCTGAAAGCCGAATACCAACAGCAAAAATTATCTATTCTCAAAAGTACCCTAACGCAAAATCATTTAACCACATCTAATTTAAACCGAAATGGAAAACAGCATCATTCCCATTAA
- a CDS encoding T9SS type A sorting domain-containing protein, which produces MIMPYRSKSISSLPLSAGWTAIMLLFWLLVTFSTQGQGKLWQNNFGGSKEDNLNSMQRTSDGGYILAGSSNSLLSGDKTEARRGDYDYWVVKLDANRNKVWDKTLGGEKADWLTSVHQTSDGGYILGGYSWSGKGGDKSEAKKGELDENGNPTSDYWVVKLKANGTKAWDRSFGGDNDDRLVSLQQTSDGGYILGGYSYSGKSGDKTEASRGMYDYWIVKLNANGTKAWDKTIGGVSSDVLTSMQQTSDGGYILGGKSGSGTSGDKSENPRGKCNQGYCLDDYWIVKLQADGRKVWDKTIGGYGADRLNSLQQTQDGGYLLGGTSWSGIGGDKSEPSKNDDYWIVKLQADGHKIWDKTIGEASDQGLFSAQQTSDGGYILAGSWMVKLDANRNKVWDTNISDNGQYSLTSLQLTSDGEYLLGGRSWSNTNMSEYWLAKLDNSSRLNQSITFSPIPDKTFGSEPFAITAQASSGLPITFRVISGNAAVKGNIVTITGVGEVIIEALQAGNATYIPATAKQTFFVPPTKKLWDITMGGNKPDKLTAMVPTPDGGYLVGGSSLSGKTGEKSEDAKGTPNEQGYYPSDFWLVKLDSQGKKMWDKAYGGDEADHLAVILPTPNGGYLLGGSSVSGKSGDKSQPGMGNTDFWLVKINATGQKLWDKTYGGSAADNLTSLLVTPDGGYLLGGSSYSGKSGDKSQASQGSGDYWLIKVDAEGRKVWDKSFGGSETDNLTAIVGAPKGGGYLIGGSSASEKSGDKSEVSRGLEDYWIVRLKEDGTKLWDKTLGGVKERYKWGDCPYEDPTQCVTELGKSILTALLATPDGGYLLGGYSSAEYGAEKTEDNQDVHDDNYYFDSEDYWVVKINSTGTKVWDKIYNGPVDCTLASIIPTPDGDYLLAGTSGAGYFEPGAEDYWLVKIDGEGTKKWDRTHGSLDTDELTAIVPTPDGSYLLAGSSAGGIGGNKTEASRDFNSQYALDKRDFWLVKVKEELPLTAQWDMRYGGSSNDGFSTIIKTSDGSYLSGGYSTSGVSGDKSQSSRGKNDYWIVKSDKNGKKEWDKRYGGSGDDYLNHIIPTKDGGYLLAGSSLSGKGGDKTEASHGDRDYWLVKIDKQGTKEWDKSYGGSGIDELKKVLQLSTGEYILAGNSNSPVSGDKTKASQGKHDFWLVKISSTGKKLWDQRYGGSLDEVLASIVQTANDGFLLGGSSWSSKSGNKTELSRGKSDFWLVQVDKNGNQLWDKTYGGTGQDEAYSVGKSGGTYFLAGQSDSPAGLDKTRDSQGGLDYWLLKVSSNGEKVWDKRYGGSKDDELRASIPTQDGGYLLAGKSFSNKSGNKRQDSQGSSDYWIVKANKEGQYEWSKTFGGSRAEELRAVIQTQEGGFLLGGKSESGVSGDRTQPSEGGTDYWLVKVATEKISIITEKEAIVMAEPVKETELSPITAYPNPGKDQVIISFTLPKSQTTTVKIYDSHGRSITTLFQGVAKAKQTYKLQWQADHQPAGMYLLQLHTSERTRFTKLLLVR; this is translated from the coding sequence ATGATCATGCCTTATAGAAGTAAGAGTATTTCTAGTTTACCTCTATCCGCAGGTTGGACAGCTATTATGCTACTTTTCTGGCTATTGGTTACTTTCTCCACCCAAGGTCAAGGCAAACTCTGGCAAAATAATTTTGGTGGTAGTAAGGAGGATAACTTAAATTCCATGCAACGAACCAGTGACGGGGGTTATATTCTGGCAGGTAGTTCTAACTCCCTCCTTAGTGGTGACAAAACAGAAGCCCGCCGAGGTGATTATGATTATTGGGTAGTAAAGCTAGATGCCAACCGAAACAAAGTATGGGATAAAACCTTGGGCGGGGAAAAGGCAGACTGGTTAACCTCGGTACACCAAACGAGTGATGGCGGGTATATATTGGGCGGTTATTCCTGGTCTGGAAAAGGTGGGGATAAATCAGAAGCTAAAAAAGGGGAGTTAGATGAAAATGGTAATCCTACCAGTGATTACTGGGTAGTAAAGCTAAAGGCCAATGGCACCAAAGCCTGGGATAGATCATTTGGTGGCGACAATGATGACCGATTAGTTTCATTGCAGCAAACGAGTGATGGAGGCTATATTCTGGGAGGTTATTCTTACTCGGGTAAGAGCGGTGATAAAACAGAAGCTTCTAGAGGAATGTATGATTACTGGATTGTGAAGCTGAATGCCAATGGTACGAAAGCTTGGGATAAAACAATTGGCGGAGTTAGTTCTGATGTCTTAACTTCGATGCAGCAGACCAGTGATGGTGGCTATATTCTGGGTGGTAAGTCTGGATCCGGTACTAGCGGTGATAAATCGGAAAATCCCCGGGGTAAATGCAACCAAGGTTACTGTCTTGATGATTATTGGATCGTAAAGCTACAGGCAGATGGCCGTAAAGTTTGGGATAAAACAATTGGTGGTTACGGTGCTGACCGGCTGAATTCGCTGCAGCAAACTCAGGATGGTGGTTATCTTTTGGGAGGTACTTCCTGGTCCGGAATAGGGGGAGATAAATCCGAACCATCTAAAAATGATGATTACTGGATTGTAAAGCTGCAGGCTGATGGTCACAAAATTTGGGATAAAACTATAGGGGAAGCAAGTGATCAAGGCTTATTCTCGGCGCAGCAAACGAGCGATGGAGGGTATATCCTGGCGGGAAGCTGGATGGTGAAACTAGATGCTAACCGGAATAAAGTATGGGATACCAACATTAGTGATAATGGGCAATATTCGTTAACTAGTTTGCAACTTACCAGTGATGGGGAGTATCTTCTGGGAGGACGTTCCTGGTCTAATACAAATATGTCGGAATATTGGCTAGCAAAACTGGATAATAGTAGCCGATTAAATCAAAGTATCACCTTTTCTCCTATTCCGGATAAAACTTTTGGCAGTGAGCCTTTTGCCATTACCGCTCAAGCCAGCTCTGGGTTGCCGATTACCTTTCGCGTAATATCCGGGAACGCTGCGGTCAAGGGAAATATCGTCACCATTACGGGAGTAGGGGAAGTAATTATAGAAGCTTTACAAGCCGGTAATGCTACTTATATTCCAGCTACCGCCAAGCAAACTTTCTTCGTGCCTCCAACCAAGAAACTGTGGGATATAACCATGGGTGGGAATAAACCCGATAAGCTTACCGCCATGGTTCCTACCCCGGATGGAGGTTATTTAGTGGGCGGATCTTCCCTTTCGGGCAAAACCGGCGAAAAGAGTGAAGATGCCAAGGGAACTCCCAATGAACAAGGTTACTACCCGTCAGATTTTTGGCTTGTAAAACTCGATAGTCAGGGTAAAAAAATGTGGGATAAAGCTTACGGTGGAGATGAGGCAGATCATCTTGCTGTCATTCTTCCTACGCCAAATGGCGGTTATTTGCTGGGTGGCTCCTCGGTTTCGGGTAAGAGTGGGGATAAAAGCCAACCGGGCATGGGAAATACGGACTTTTGGCTGGTAAAAATAAATGCGACTGGTCAGAAGCTGTGGGATAAGACGTATGGTGGCAGTGCGGCGGATAACCTGACTAGTTTACTGGTTACTCCAGATGGCGGGTATTTATTAGGCGGCAGTTCTTACTCCGGTAAAAGTGGCGACAAAAGCCAGGCAAGCCAGGGAAGTGGTGATTACTGGCTGATAAAGGTAGATGCTGAAGGCCGGAAGGTTTGGGATAAGAGCTTTGGCGGGAGCGAAACGGATAATTTGACAGCAATAGTAGGTGCTCCGAAAGGGGGCGGGTACCTTATCGGTGGTTCTTCGGCTTCGGAGAAGAGCGGGGATAAAAGCGAGGTGAGCCGAGGCTTGGAAGATTATTGGATAGTGCGCTTAAAAGAAGATGGTACTAAGCTGTGGGATAAAACTTTAGGTGGCGTAAAAGAAAGGTATAAATGGGGAGATTGCCCTTATGAAGACCCGACACAGTGTGTTACCGAATTAGGTAAATCTATTCTGACGGCCTTGCTCGCTACCCCGGATGGCGGCTACCTGCTAGGGGGATATTCCAGTGCCGAGTACGGGGCAGAAAAGACCGAAGATAATCAGGATGTACATGATGATAATTATTATTTCGATAGCGAAGATTATTGGGTAGTTAAAATAAACAGTACGGGTACGAAAGTGTGGGATAAGATCTATAATGGCCCGGTTGATTGCACGCTTGCCTCCATTATCCCTACGCCGGATGGCGATTACTTGTTGGCGGGTACTTCCGGTGCAGGGTACTTTGAACCGGGAGCAGAAGATTATTGGTTGGTTAAGATTGACGGTGAAGGCACGAAGAAATGGGATAGAACCCACGGAAGTTTAGATACCGACGAGCTGACAGCAATTGTACCTACTCCAGATGGTAGTTATCTATTAGCCGGTTCTTCGGCGGGTGGTATTGGGGGAAATAAAACAGAAGCTTCCCGTGATTTCAATAGCCAATACGCATTGGATAAACGAGATTTTTGGCTGGTAAAAGTAAAAGAGGAACTGCCATTAACGGCACAATGGGACATGCGTTACGGTGGTTCCAGCAATGATGGCTTTTCTACCATAATCAAGACCTCTGATGGTAGTTATTTATCGGGTGGTTATTCAACTTCCGGAGTAAGCGGGGATAAAAGTCAGAGTAGCCGGGGCAAGAATGATTATTGGATTGTCAAATCTGATAAGAACGGGAAAAAGGAATGGGACAAACGCTACGGTGGAAGTGGTGATGATTACCTCAACCACATTATTCCGACGAAAGATGGGGGGTATTTACTGGCGGGTAGTTCTTTGTCGGGAAAAGGAGGTGATAAGACAGAAGCTAGTCATGGAGACCGGGATTACTGGCTAGTAAAGATAGACAAGCAAGGTACTAAAGAATGGGACAAGAGCTATGGTGGCAGTGGCATAGATGAACTCAAGAAAGTCTTACAACTCTCCACGGGAGAATACATATTAGCCGGGAACAGCAACTCTCCGGTGAGTGGAGATAAAACGAAGGCTAGCCAAGGTAAGCACGACTTCTGGTTAGTCAAGATCAGTAGCACGGGCAAGAAGCTGTGGGATCAACGGTATGGCGGCAGCTTAGACGAAGTTTTGGCTAGTATTGTTCAGACGGCGAATGATGGCTTTTTACTAGGAGGTAGTTCCTGGTCGAGCAAGAGCGGGAATAAGACCGAATTAAGTCGCGGCAAGAGTGACTTCTGGTTGGTTCAAGTAGATAAGAATGGCAATCAACTCTGGGACAAAACGTATGGCGGTACAGGGCAAGATGAAGCCTACTCAGTAGGAAAATCTGGGGGTACTTACTTCTTAGCCGGGCAGAGTGATTCCCCCGCTGGATTAGATAAGACGCGAGATAGTCAAGGAGGATTAGATTACTGGCTGTTGAAAGTAAGTAGTAACGGAGAGAAGGTGTGGGACAAACGGTATGGGGGAAGTAAAGATGATGAGTTAAGAGCCAGTATTCCGACCCAAGATGGCGGGTACTTATTAGCCGGAAAGTCCTTCTCCAACAAGAGTGGTAATAAGCGGCAAGATAGTCAAGGGTCGAGTGATTACTGGATCGTGAAAGCCAATAAAGAAGGACAGTACGAGTGGAGCAAAACTTTTGGTGGTAGCAGGGCAGAAGAACTACGAGCCGTTATTCAGACTCAGGAAGGTGGTTTTCTGTTAGGAGGAAAGTCCGAGTCCGGAGTGAGTGGCGATAGAACCCAGCCCAGCGAAGGAGGAACGGATTATTGGCTGGTGAAAGTAGCGACTGAGAAAATATCTATTATTACCGAGAAAGAAGCCATTGTTATGGCAGAGCCGGTAAAAGAGACGGAGCTAAGTCCAATTACAGCTTATCCTAACCCAGGCAAAGACCAGGTAATTATAAGCTTTACTTTGCCGAAATCACAAACAACTACGGTGAAGATTTACGATAGTCATGGTAGGAGTATAACCACTTTGTTTCAAGGAGTAGCAAAAGCGAAACAAACTTATAAACTGCAATGGCAAGCAGATCATCAACCCGCAGGAATGTATTTACTGCAACTGCATACTTCGGAGAGGACCCGCTTTACTAAACTCTTGCTTGTTCGTTAA
- a CDS encoding helix-turn-helix domain-containing protein, which translates to MTSNIISEVSTNGEGSKVLYSSVQQFEHTGCATAVILNYVLTGTEHYSLENKTLPVRAKQYLIINQAQSFHVSIPYSQVPVTAFGVYLTEAFLADVARNYQLPEIDLLDNPFASATSKWEFFEGVYTQDSLQSILQKLEKYLNLAKSELQLPRQELYLQLAQELLLAHRYLTQKAFNLPAKRPAVKRELFKRVQAAKLLLDETPENLKISQLAAIVALSEFHFFRTFKQAFGQSPHLYQTQKRLEKAAGFLQQEAWSVSEIALAVGFEDIYSFSKAFKKYYHLSPLQYRQQFSRIG; encoded by the coding sequence ATGACGAGCAACATCATTTCGGAAGTCAGTACCAACGGGGAAGGCAGTAAAGTCTTGTACTCCTCCGTTCAGCAATTCGAACATACCGGCTGTGCCACGGCCGTCATCCTCAATTATGTGCTTACCGGAACGGAACATTATTCGCTCGAGAACAAGACCCTTCCCGTGCGGGCTAAGCAGTATTTGATCATTAATCAGGCCCAATCTTTTCACGTCTCCATTCCATACAGCCAGGTTCCGGTAACGGCTTTTGGCGTCTATTTAACGGAAGCTTTCCTGGCCGATGTGGCCCGCAATTACCAACTCCCGGAAATAGATCTTCTGGACAATCCTTTTGCATCAGCGACAAGTAAATGGGAGTTTTTTGAAGGTGTTTATACTCAGGACTCTTTACAGTCAATTCTGCAAAAATTGGAGAAATACTTAAATCTCGCTAAAAGCGAGTTGCAACTTCCCCGGCAGGAACTTTACCTCCAACTCGCCCAAGAACTTTTACTGGCTCATCGCTACCTGACCCAAAAGGCTTTTAACCTGCCGGCCAAAAGGCCCGCCGTTAAAAGAGAACTCTTTAAGCGGGTACAAGCCGCTAAGCTTTTGTTAGATGAGACGCCCGAAAACTTGAAGATCTCGCAGCTAGCAGCCATTGTAGCTTTATCCGAGTTTCACTTCTTCCGGACCTTCAAACAAGCATTTGGACAGAGTCCCCATTTGTACCAAACCCAAAAAAGGTTAGAGAAAGCCGCTGGGTTCTTGCAACAGGAAGCCTGGTCAGTGAGCGAGATTGCATTGGCCGTGGGATTTGAGGATATCTATAGCTTTAGTAAGGCCTTTAAGAAATACTATCATCTATCCCCCTTGCAGTACCGGCAGCAATTTAGCAGGATTGGATAA
- a CDS encoding DUF3871 family protein, translating into MENSIIPINSYPSRRMNPTVVLEQSSSSRAFIEANTLAVSLAEIQHNHLIPVFVKDNEPLISQSDFIQTIVEAVSDTFQGEPILEPQIRVSHPIKGRIPEAKDKPASQLQDWERTLYYERMMFCVEIPTILDVIDGNTLTLLVGGVKAYNLDNLYNKKGAMEHFKIFIGFQNTVCTNLCVRTDGYFSNLKVTSLEQLRTGIYRVLDSYDQHQHLKQLQTLTDYSLTEQQFAQLLGRCRMYPYLPAEEKKQIPALSYGDTQLGAVCKDYYKDASFCRQEDGNINLWRFYNLFTGVNKSTYIDQFLDRSVNAFDFTNKVQQALSGGSTSWFLNG; encoded by the coding sequence ATGGAAAACAGCATCATTCCCATTAACTCCTATCCCAGTAGACGTATGAACCCCACCGTAGTATTGGAACAATCTTCCAGTTCCCGGGCGTTTATCGAAGCCAACACCCTGGCGGTAAGCTTAGCCGAAATCCAGCACAATCATCTGATACCCGTCTTTGTCAAAGACAATGAACCGCTCATTAGCCAATCTGATTTCATTCAAACCATCGTAGAAGCCGTCTCTGATACATTCCAGGGCGAGCCGATTCTCGAGCCCCAAATTAGAGTGTCGCACCCGATTAAAGGCCGTATTCCGGAAGCCAAAGATAAACCAGCCAGCCAGTTGCAGGATTGGGAACGCACTCTCTACTACGAACGCATGATGTTCTGTGTGGAAATACCCACCATCCTGGATGTCATTGACGGGAATACCTTAACCTTGCTAGTGGGAGGAGTAAAAGCCTATAACCTGGATAACCTTTACAACAAGAAAGGAGCCATGGAGCACTTCAAAATCTTCATAGGTTTTCAGAATACGGTTTGCACCAATCTTTGTGTTAGAACCGATGGATACTTCAGTAATTTAAAGGTGACGAGCCTGGAACAGTTGCGAACTGGTATTTACCGGGTACTAGATAGCTATGACCAACACCAGCACTTAAAACAGCTGCAAACTCTAACCGATTACTCCTTGACGGAACAGCAGTTTGCCCAACTACTAGGCCGGTGCCGCATGTATCCGTATTTACCCGCCGAAGAAAAGAAACAGATACCCGCTTTGTCGTACGGCGATACCCAACTCGGAGCCGTGTGTAAGGACTACTATAAGGATGCGAGCTTCTGCCGCCAGGAAGATGGCAACATCAACTTGTGGCGGTTTTATAACTTGTTCACAGGGGTAAATAAGTCTACCTACATTGACCAATTTCTGGATCGGTCCGTGAACGCCTTCGATTTTACCAACAAGGTGCAACAAGCCTTAAGTGGCGGGAGCACCAGCTGGTTTTTAAACGGATAA
- a CDS encoding JAB domain-containing protein: MNKKINTVREIRLQYRSRITREAPVITTSEEAYQVLKNYYDPDYLGIREEIIILYLNNANKVLGVYRGFSGGMTATVVDIRLILAVALKGLSTGIIISHNHPSGSLTASEADKKLTHQLKKAGELFGIKVLDHVIVSPQGTFLSFADEGLL; encoded by the coding sequence ATGAACAAAAAAATAAATACCGTGCGGGAAATCCGCCTGCAATACCGTTCTAGGATAACAAGAGAAGCGCCAGTGATTACAACTTCGGAAGAAGCTTACCAGGTACTAAAAAATTACTACGATCCGGATTATCTAGGCATCCGGGAGGAGATTATTATCCTCTATCTGAACAATGCCAACAAAGTACTGGGCGTATACAGAGGATTTAGCGGCGGAATGACCGCAACCGTGGTGGACATCCGGTTGATTCTAGCGGTGGCCCTCAAAGGCCTGAGTACCGGCATTATTATTTCGCATAATCACCCTTCGGGTTCGCTCACTGCTTCGGAGGCGGACAAAAAGCTGACCCACCAACTAAAGAAAGCGGGGGAATTATTCGGGATAAAAGTGCTGGACCATGTTATTGTATCGCCGCAAGGTACCTTCCTGAGCTTTGCCGATGAGGGTTTGCTATAA